CCGAGCGGGTTTTTTATTGCACGAAAGCCCGCGAGAGGAAATTGATATGCCATCTAAGCTGACACAAGGCACCCATGTATACTTCCTGGATGAAACCGGCGGTGCGCCGGCGATTGTCCAGGTAATGAAGGCCACGGCCTTTAACCCGGGCGGGGACCCCGCTGGCGAGCTCGACGATACCAGCCTCGAAAGCGACGAGATGGAGTACATCGCCGGCATGCGTAATCCTGGAAATGCAACCCTCGGCATCCGACCGGACCCTGAGCAGGCCAGTCACATGGCGATGTGGGATCTGTCTCGAATGGACCCATCGCCGTCGGTCAAGTGGGCTGTCGGCTGGTCCGATGGCACCGTGAAGCCGCGCTTCGGTCAGCAGGTTGGCTCTGTGTCCGTGGGTGCTGGCGGCACTGGTTACACGGCTGGCACCACCACCGTCACTTTCGCCGCCCCCGCGGACGCGGATGGCATCACCGCCACCGGCACCCCAACCATTGTGGGTGGCGTGGTGACCGATATCGTCATCACCAATCCCGGTTCCGGCTACGCTACCGCGCCGGATGTAACCATTGCCGATTCCGGAACGGGCGTCGGCGCAACCGCGACCGCCACCCTGGGCGATTACGGACTGGTCCTGCCGGACACACGTACCTGGTTCACTATGGGCGGGTATATCTCGGACTTCCCGTTCGACTTCCAGACCAACGCACTGGTTGAGGCGCAGATCAGCATTCGCCGCACCGGTGGCGCAACTTGGCAGAAGAAGGTCACGCCGTAATGGATCTGACACTTGATTCACTGAAAGACATGGGTGCCTTCACAGGCGCCCCGGTCGAGAAGGAAATCACCCTAGCCGATGGCGACAAGGAAAAAAAGGCGACCGTGTACGTGCGGCGTCTGTCCTA
This Marinobacter salinus DNA region includes the following protein-coding sequences:
- a CDS encoding phage tail tube protein is translated as MPSKLTQGTHVYFLDETGGAPAIVQVMKATAFNPGGDPAGELDDTSLESDEMEYIAGMRNPGNATLGIRPDPEQASHMAMWDLSRMDPSPSVKWAVGWSDGTVKPRFGQQVGSVSVGAGGTGYTAGTTTVTFAAPADADGITATGTPTIVGGVVTDIVITNPGSGYATAPDVTIADSGTGVGATATATLGDYGLVLPDTRTWFTMGGYISDFPFDFQTNALVEAQISIRRTGGATWQKKVTP